From the genome of Faecalibacterium prausnitzii:
GGTATGATTATCTGTACCGTCTGTTTGGGCATGACAAACGCTTCGCCGTACTTGTTCGTGCTGTTGGTGACTGGGGTGGTGAAGGCGTCCACAGTCTATCCATCCTTCATCAGGATACAAAAGATGTGTTGGTAGCAAAACATGTTGCATATCTGGATAAGATCGGGATGTCGTGTCATAACCACAGAAACGGAGCCCTTGCACAGGTGTGCTACGCTTCCTATCCACATAGCATGGTATTCCGGGCCAATGGAAAAATTGGCAAATGCACTGTGGCGCTTGACCACCCGCAAAACCAGTTAGGTTGGGTTGATCCCGAAAAAGGTATTGTGATCGACCCGGAGGTTAACTGCCGGTGGAGCTTTTCTGATCTGAAGCCCGAGTGTCGTAGCTGCCGGAATGTTTTGCGCTGCATGAATATGCAGTGCAAAAAGTCTGAAATTATTGATGGAAAGACAGTTTGCCTCTATAGAAAATCAGAATGTGTGTAATCAGTTAACTAACGCAAAACGATATGTTTATTCCTCATCCTGTGTGCTACAATTTGAATCAGAAAGAGCAAAGCACACAATCCACTGTTCATAGAGACAGATGGAACGATCACCGAAGAGGTGGAAATCATGAAGTATTATCTCAAAAAGTGCTGGCCCACTGTTACAGCGGCCTCCATCTGTATGGTTGTTGCCTATGGTTTGCAGGTCTGCACCAGTCTGGTACAGATTCAGATCACCCAGGGACTGCTGGACGGTGATCTGCGGGCTTTCACCATTCGGATCATTCTTCTTCTGCTGACCTGGCTGGCCGTGGTCCTTTGCCTGATTGCAGAGACCTTCTTCCAGGGCCGGGCCGTGCGCCGGATGAACAACGCTCTGCGCCGGGATATGGCAGCGGGCCTGTTGCACAAGACCCATCAGGAGTATCATAAGCAGGAGAGCGGCGAGTACCTCTCCCAGTTTACCAACGACGTGAACCAGATTGAGCAGATGGCCTGGACTCCGTTTTTCACCATCATGGGTTCTGCGGCACAGGTGGTGTTCGGCATCGTTGCACTGGCATCCATTCATTGGCTGCTTCTGGTGATTTCTCTGGTCATCGCATTGGTTATGATCTTCGTTCCTCGTCTGTTCAGCAAACGGTTGGGAACCGTTGGCACAGCCTGTGCCGCCAGCCAGGCTGACAGCGTCAGTAAAATCAAGGATCTGCTGGCAGGTTACGATGTGCTTCGCTTCTTTGGCAAGGATGAACGGTTTACCAGCGGAGTCGATGCAGCCAGCGACAGCATGGAGCAGGCCAAGTACAAACTGACCATCAACAAGGACGGCATCGGCTGTGGTCTGGCCTATGTCAGCGCCGTCTGCCAAGTGGCCGTTGTCATCCTGCTGGGTGTCCTGATCCTCAATGATATGATTCCTCTGGCCACCTTTATGGGCACCGGTACCATCTGCGCCGGCGTGTATAATGGACTGAACCAGGTGTCCAAACTTGCAGTGTCCTTCTCGGCCAGCAAGCCCTATTTCGATAAGATTACCATCCATGCCGGCGAGGCGCAGCTTCCTGATTTCGGTCTGCCTACCCTGCAGGAAGGCATTACGGTCAAGGATGTCTCTTTCGGCTACGATGAAAAGAAGCCGATCCTGGTCCACATGAACGCGGAATTCAAGAAAGGCGGCAAATACGCCCTCACCGGTCCCTCCGGCTGCGGCAAGAGCACCCTGCTGAAGATTCTTCTGGGCTGGCTGCCCGGCTACCAGGGCAAGGTCCTTTATGACGAGAGAGACGTGCGGGATTACACGCCCGAGCAGCTCCAGCAGAAAATGAGCTACATCGAACAGAATGTGTTCCTGTTCAATACCACCATCCGTGAGAACATTACCCTGGGTGAGCACTTTACCGACGAGCAGATGGAAAAGGCACTGCGTGACAGCGCCCTGGCAGGCGACCTTGCCAATATGCCCAAGGGTCTGGATACGCCGGTGGGCGAGGAAGGCAACGCCCTCTCGGGCGGCCAGAAGCAGCGCGTGGCCATCGCCCGTGCTCTGATCCATAACCGCAGCATCCTGCTGGTGGATGAGGGCACCAGCGCCCTGGACCAGAAGAACGCCGACATCGTGGAGAAGAGCCTGCTGTCCAACCCTGACCTGACCCTGATCCTGATTAGCCATCACCTGAGCGACGAACGTAAAGCCCAGTTCGATCATGTGTACGAGTTGACGCCCGCATCTTCTATTGTCTGAAACCGGGAAGCAACGCAATAGCCGGAAGAATCCAAAGAAACCGTGCCGGGGTTTCGTGGCACACGACTTTGTTTGCAAAGTCTAGTGTGTTACACCTTGGTTCCGGCTGATGCGGAAAAGGGACTGCGAGCAGCTCCGGCAAGCACCTATTCTGCGGCAGAAGGATGCGCGGATGGGGATGGCAGCTAATGGTTTCTGCCCACCCAGCGCAGGCTTGCAGAGGAACCAATGGTGTACATTCTCCCGTCCTGCCGTAGCAGCGTTTTTCCCTATAAGCCGCAAGGTAAATAATCAGCGTCTGTATTTGCCCCGCATCCCGGCCTTTGTGCGGTGCTTTAACATAGAGGATTTATTGAACACTCGCAGCAAGGTCATCTGTTCTTCTTTCGTCAGCTTGGAATAGTCGATGCCGATCTGTCCCATCAGGACATTCATCTTCTTTTCCAACGGAGAACCTTCAAACTTCTGTGCATTTTCAAGCTGCTTCCTCGCTTGCTCGACCGCTGCGCCGTCCGACGTGGTCTTATCGGTCCCATGTGCCGCTTTGATCTGCTTCAGGATCGCCGCCAGCTCATCATAGAGGATCTGCCCGAAATATTCGTCCTCGTTGATCTGCGCCGCCTTCAGCGTCCGCATGGTCAGGTCCTCTGCATCGGCATGGTATCGCTTTTCCAGTTCCTGCCGGGTGGCTTCCACCATGGCATTCATATCCCGGATGCGGTCACTGACCAGACCGTCCACACAGATCTCAAGGTCGGTCATCCACCGGGAAAAATCGGGATGTTCCAAAAGTTCACACAGCAGCCGATGATTGAAATTCCCATTCCTTAATACGTCCACTGCGCCATCGCTCAGATGCAAGTCCGAAAGGACTGCATCTGGGCGTTTTTTGTTTTCCGTCACGCCCAACAGGTAGTCCGTGGTCACGCCATAGAACTCAGCCAGCGTTGTCACCGCATAAATGCTGAGGTCGGTCACATCGTCACTCTCGTATTTCGACAATGCCGATTTGGACAGACCCGTCTGCTCTGCCAGCGTTTCCAGCTTCAGACTCCGCTCCACACGCAGGTCTTTGAGCCGTTCTCCCAGTGTCAGCTTGATGTTCATGGTCGCACCTCCGATGTTTTTTGCACAGTATACCACTTCCGGCGGTTCCTGTCCATAAGCGTGGAATTTTGCAGTTTCTGCACCTGTTTTCCGACATTATGGATATACGGCACAGCAGCCATGGAGGTGCTATCCTATAGAC
Proteins encoded in this window:
- a CDS encoding ABC transporter ATP-binding protein, with protein sequence MKYYLKKCWPTVTAASICMVVAYGLQVCTSLVQIQITQGLLDGDLRAFTIRIILLLLTWLAVVLCLIAETFFQGRAVRRMNNALRRDMAAGLLHKTHQEYHKQESGEYLSQFTNDVNQIEQMAWTPFFTIMGSAAQVVFGIVALASIHWLLLVISLVIALVMIFVPRLFSKRLGTVGTACAASQADSVSKIKDLLAGYDVLRFFGKDERFTSGVDAASDSMEQAKYKLTINKDGIGCGLAYVSAVCQVAVVILLGVLILNDMIPLATFMGTGTICAGVYNGLNQVSKLAVSFSASKPYFDKITIHAGEAQLPDFGLPTLQEGITVKDVSFGYDEKKPILVHMNAEFKKGGKYALTGPSGCGKSTLLKILLGWLPGYQGKVLYDERDVRDYTPEQLQQKMSYIEQNVFLFNTTIRENITLGEHFTDEQMEKALRDSALAGDLANMPKGLDTPVGEEGNALSGGQKQRVAIARALIHNRSILLVDEGTSALDQKNADIVEKSLLSNPDLTLILISHHLSDERKAQFDHVYELTPASSIV
- a CDS encoding helix-turn-helix domain-containing protein; translated protein: MNIKLTLGERLKDLRVERSLKLETLAEQTGLSKSALSKYESDDVTDLSIYAVTTLAEFYGVTTDYLLGVTENKKRPDAVLSDLHLSDGAVDVLRNGNFNHRLLCELLEHPDFSRWMTDLEICVDGLVSDRIRDMNAMVEATRQELEKRYHADAEDLTMRTLKAAQINEDEYFGQILYDELAAILKQIKAAHGTDKTTSDGAAVEQARKQLENAQKFEGSPLEKKMNVLMGQIGIDYSKLTKEEQMTLLRVFNKSSMLKHRTKAGMRGKYRR